Proteins from one Pseudomonas sp. KBS0710 genomic window:
- the araD1 gene encoding AraD1 family protein: MRLVQFELRNGERRVGVVQGNTVREVQTARSVRELALAAIDAGVGLAQQVDSLGLGDSYDYAALLADLKVLPPLDHPDPAHMLISGTGLTHLGSASARDKMHQAGDDSALTDTMRIFKWGVEGGKPPTGQAGVQPEWFYKGDGTIVVRPGQAFPVPPFAEDAGEEPEIGGLYVIGRDSKPYRLGFAVGNEFSDHVMERKNYLYLAHSKLRSCSYGPELRVGELPEHLAGTSRILRNGQVLWESEFLSGEANMCHSLENLEYHHFKYSQFLTPGDVHIHFFGTATLSFADGIRTQPGDVFEISQAEFGAPLVNRVGSAEAAFEPGTVISL, from the coding sequence ATGCGTTTAGTTCAGTTCGAATTGCGTAACGGTGAGCGTCGTGTCGGCGTGGTGCAAGGCAACACAGTGCGCGAAGTGCAAACCGCGCGCAGCGTGCGTGAATTGGCGCTGGCCGCCATCGACGCCGGTGTGGGCCTGGCGCAACAGGTCGACAGCCTCGGGCTGGGCGACAGTTACGACTACGCCGCGCTGTTGGCGGACCTCAAAGTCCTGCCGCCGCTGGACCATCCGGACCCGGCGCACATGCTGATCAGCGGCACTGGCTTGACGCACCTGGGCAGCGCCTCGGCCCGCGACAAAATGCACCAGGCCGGTGACGACAGCGCCTTGACCGATACCATGCGTATCTTCAAATGGGGCGTGGAGGGCGGCAAACCGCCGACCGGCCAGGCCGGTGTGCAACCGGAATGGTTCTATAAGGGTGACGGCACTATTGTCGTGCGCCCAGGCCAGGCGTTCCCGGTGCCACCCTTTGCCGAAGACGCCGGTGAAGAGCCGGAAATCGGCGGCCTGTACGTGATCGGCCGAGACAGCAAGCCCTATCGCCTGGGCTTTGCGGTGGGCAACGAGTTCTCCGACCACGTCATGGAACGCAAGAATTACCTGTACCTGGCCCATTCCAAGTTGCGCAGTTGCAGCTATGGCCCGGAGTTGCGCGTGGGCGAGTTGCCAGAGCATCTGGCGGGCACCAGCCGCATCCTTAGAAACGGCCAAGTGTTATGGGAAAGCGAATTTCTCAGTGGCGAGGCGAACATGTGCCACAGCCTGGAAAACCTTGAGTACCACCATTTCAAATACAGCCAGTTTCTGACTCCGGGTGACGTGCACATTCATTTCTTCGGCACCGCCACCTTGTCATTCGCCGACGGTATACGTACCCAGCCGGGGGACGTGTTCGAGATCAGCCAGGCTGAGTTCGGCGCGCCACTGGTCAACCGGGTCGGCAGCGCCGAAGCGGCGTTCGAACCTGGCACTGTCATCAGCCTTTAA
- a CDS encoding aldehyde dehydrogenase (NADP(+)), whose protein sequence is MNPFLGHNYIGGQRSAQGSITLKSVDASTGEALPQEFYQATPAEVDAAAQAAAAAYPAYRALSASRRAQFLEAVADELDALEDDFIQLVCRETALPAARINGERGRTSGQMRLFATVLRRGDFYGARIDRALPDRQPLPRPDLRQYRIGLGPVAVFGASNFPLAFSTAGGDTAAALAAGCPVVFKAHSGHMATAERVADAIIRAAEATEMPAGVFNMIFGGGVGEALVKHPAIQAVGFTGSLKGGRALCDMAAARPQPIPVFAEMSSINPVIVLPQALHARAETIARDLTASVVQGCGQFCTNPGLVIGIASPQFSAFTQQVAQLIGEQPAQTMLNAGTLGSYGKGLEKLLAHPGIQHLAGSAQAGNQAQPQLFKADVRLLIDGDEVLQEEVFGPATVFVEVADQAQLSAALHGLHGQLTATLIAEPADLQQFTELTPLLEQKVGRILLNGYPTGVEVCDSMVHGGPYPATSDARGTSVGTLAIDRFLRPVCLQNYPDSLLPDALKNANPLRIQRLVDGTPSRDPL, encoded by the coding sequence ATGAATCCGTTTCTCGGCCACAACTACATCGGCGGCCAGCGCAGCGCCCAGGGCAGCATCACCCTAAAAAGCGTCGACGCCAGTACCGGCGAGGCCTTGCCTCAGGAGTTCTATCAGGCCACGCCCGCCGAGGTGGATGCCGCCGCCCAGGCCGCCGCTGCCGCGTACCCTGCGTACCGGGCCTTGAGTGCCTCGCGTCGGGCGCAGTTCCTGGAGGCGGTGGCCGATGAGCTGGATGCGCTGGAGGATGATTTTATCCAACTGGTTTGCCGCGAAACGGCATTGCCTGCTGCGCGCATCAACGGCGAGCGCGGGCGCACCAGTGGCCAGATGCGCCTGTTCGCCACGGTGCTGCGTCGTGGTGACTTTTACGGCGCGCGCATCGACAGGGCCTTGCCCGACCGCCAACCCTTGCCGCGCCCGGACCTGCGCCAATACCGCATTGGCCTCGGCCCGGTGGCGGTGTTTGGTGCGAGCAACTTCCCCCTGGCATTTTCCACCGCCGGCGGCGACACCGCCGCCGCGCTGGCGGCCGGCTGCCCGGTGGTGTTCAAAGCCCACAGCGGGCATATGGCGACGGCTGAGCGGGTGGCCGATGCAATCATCCGCGCGGCCGAGGCCACCGAGATGCCGGCGGGTGTGTTCAACATGATCTTCGGTGGCGGCGTCGGTGAGGCGCTGGTCAAGCACCCGGCGATCCAGGCCGTGGGTTTTACCGGCTCGCTCAAGGGTGGCCGTGCCCTGTGTGATATGGCGGCGGCACGCCCGCAGCCGATTCCGGTGTTTGCCGAAATGTCGAGCATCAACCCGGTGATTGTGCTGCCCCAGGCCTTGCACGCCAGGGCCGAGACCATCGCCCGCGACCTCACTGCCTCGGTGGTGCAAGGCTGTGGCCAGTTCTGCACCAACCCTGGCCTGGTGATCGGTATTGCCTCGCCACAGTTCAGCGCGTTTACCCAACAGGTGGCGCAACTGATCGGTGAACAGCCGGCGCAAACCATGCTCAATGCCGGCACGCTGGGCAGCTATGGCAAAGGCCTGGAAAAACTCTTGGCGCACCCTGGCATACAACACCTGGCGGGCAGCGCCCAGGCAGGCAACCAGGCGCAGCCGCAGCTGTTCAAGGCCGACGTGCGCTTGCTGATCGACGGTGATGAGGTGTTGCAGGAAGAGGTGTTCGGCCCTGCCACGGTGTTTGTCGAGGTCGCCGATCAGGCCCAGCTCAGCGCGGCCTTGCACGGCCTGCATGGTCAGCTCACTGCGACGCTCATTGCTGAACCGGCCGACCTGCAGCAGTTCACTGAATTGACGCCGCTGCTGGAACAGAAAGTCGGACGCATCCTGCTCAACGGCTACCCGACCGGCGTGGAAGTGTGTGATTCGATGGTTCACGGCGGCCCGTACCCGGCCACGTCCGATGCCCGTGGCACCTCGGTCGGCACCCTGGCCATCGACCGTTTCCTGCGCCCGGTGTGCTTGCAGAATTACCCTGATAGCCTGCTGCCCGACGCGTTGAAAAACGCCAACCCGTTGCGCATCCAGCGGCTGGTGGATGGCACGCCATCGCGCGACCCGCTGTAA
- a CDS encoding SMP-30/gluconolactonase/LRE family protein, with amino-acid sequence MSCTAVTAHRAQLGEGPFWDVPTQALYWVNIAGKQALRLMGGQLQIWQLPEHVSAFIPCESGDALVTLSSGVYRLNLETEALTLLCVADPQPGNRGNEARCDAQGRLWLGTMQNNIGEQGEDLPITRRSGGLFRVDANAHVTPLLSGLGIPNTLLWSDDGAHVHFGDSMDGTLYRYSIQPNGLLDPARVWFGAHERGGPDGSAMDADGYIWNARWDGSCLLRLTPAGEVDRIIELPVSRPTSCVFGGPDLTTLYITSAASPLNHPLDGALLAIEVDVPGKPCHRFAG; translated from the coding sequence ATGTCGTGTACCGCAGTCACTGCGCACCGTGCCCAGTTGGGCGAAGGCCCGTTCTGGGACGTGCCGACCCAGGCGCTGTATTGGGTGAATATCGCCGGCAAACAGGCGCTGCGCCTGATGGGCGGGCAACTGCAGATCTGGCAGTTGCCCGAGCACGTCTCGGCGTTTATCCCCTGTGAAAGCGGCGATGCGCTGGTCACGCTGAGCAGCGGCGTGTACCGGCTGAACCTGGAAACCGAAGCCCTCACGCTGCTGTGCGTGGCCGACCCGCAACCGGGTAACCGTGGCAATGAAGCGCGCTGCGATGCCCAGGGCCGCCTGTGGCTGGGCACCATGCAGAACAATATCGGTGAGCAGGGTGAAGACTTGCCGATTACGCGGCGTAGCGGCGGTCTGTTTCGCGTCGATGCCAACGCACACGTCACGCCGTTGCTGAGCGGACTGGGCATTCCCAACACCTTGCTATGGAGCGATGACGGCGCCCACGTGCATTTCGGCGACAGTATGGACGGCACGTTGTACCGGTATTCGATCCAGCCAAACGGCCTGCTCGACCCTGCACGCGTGTGGTTCGGCGCGCATGAGCGCGGCGGCCCGGACGGCTCGGCGATGGACGCGGATGGCTATATCTGGAACGCCCGTTGGGATGGCAGTTGCCTGCTACGCCTGACGCCGGCCGGTGAGGTCGACCGTATTATCGAGTTGCCCGTCAGTCGGCCCACCAGTTGCGTGTTCGGTGGCCCCGATCTCACCACCCTCTATATCACCAGCGCCGCCAGCCCCTTGAATCACCCGCTCGATGGCGCGCTGCTGGCCATCGAGGTCGATGTGCCAGGCAAGCCCTGTCACCGTTTTGCTGGTTAA